The following coding sequences lie in one Bartonella sp. DGB1 genomic window:
- the ybeY gene encoding rRNA maturation RNase YbeY: MIYVEISRIDNNWQSEEDLKSQCEIIINTAVEYLQLSTQNSEISLVFSNEEEIKKLNKKWRNKDSATNVLSFPTVILTPDDNLPALLGDIILSYETIAAQAKDFNKDFWHHASYLIIHGLLHLLGYDHDNPKNAQNMENLEINILKRLEITNPYEIC, encoded by the coding sequence ATGATATATGTTGAAATTAGTCGTATTGATAACAACTGGCAAAGCGAAGAAGATCTAAAATCTCAATGTGAGATAATAATAAATACTGCAGTGGAATATCTGCAATTATCTACTCAAAACAGTGAAATAAGCCTAGTTTTTAGTAATGAGGAGGAAATAAAAAAACTCAATAAAAAATGGCGCAATAAAGATAGTGCTACCAATGTATTATCTTTTCCAACAGTTATACTAACCCCAGATGATAACTTACCAGCTTTATTAGGTGATATTATTTTATCATATGAAACTATTGCAGCTCAAGCAAAAGACTTTAATAAGGATTTTTGGCATCATGCTAGTTATTTAATAATTCATGGATTACTACATCTATTAGGATACGACCATGATAATCCTAAAAATGCCCAAAACATGGAAAATCTAGAAATAAATATATTAAAAAGACTTGAAATTACTAACCCATATGAGATATGCTAA